One Candidatus Cloacimonadota bacterium genomic window carries:
- a CDS encoding PIN domain-containing protein, whose protein sequence is MKYLLDTNGLIYLLSGKGKFPDFMLEDEMFISFISYIELLAGIKKEEIKVEVQVFLQDFKIIYSDKEITEITLKFREKLGLKIPDAIIGAAALQQKSILITSDKKMISKLSSEMKIIDPFSKTNN, encoded by the coding sequence ATGAAATATCTTTTAGATACAAATGGGCTGATTTATTTACTATCAGGGAAAGGGAAATTTCCTGATTTTATGCTAGAAGATGAAATGTTTATTTCTTTTATTTCTTATATTGAATTACTTGCCGGAATTAAAAAAGAAGAAATTAAAGTTGAAGTACAAGTTTTTTTACAGGATTTTAAAATAATTTATTCTGATAAAGAAATAACTGAGATTACTTTGAAATTTCGTGAAAAGTTAGGTTTAAAAATACCTGATGCAATAATTGGAGCAGCAGCTTTACAGCAAAAATCAATTCTGATAACATCAGATAAAAAAATGATCAGCAAGCTTTCTTCAGAAATGAAAATTATTGATCCATTTAGTAAAACAAATAATTAG